From one Triticum aestivum cultivar Chinese Spring chromosome 4B, IWGSC CS RefSeq v2.1, whole genome shotgun sequence genomic stretch:
- the LOC123089320 gene encoding classical arabinogalactan protein 5, with translation MPRGISRDSNVTDSIVALLAVTAAAQAPGAAPRMAPLPAPPARSPATAPAPVATPPTAASPSPMASPPAPPTDAPTGAPSAMTPSAVSGTPVGAPAGAPSGTPASSAVYTSSVSFVAVAGAVAAAIVF, from the coding sequence ATGCCGCGCGGGATCTCGCGAGACTCGAACGTTACAGACTCGATCGTTGCCCTCCTGGCCGTCACCGCCGCCGCGCAGGCCCCCGGAGCGGCGCCCAGGATGGCGCCTCTCCCCGCACCGCCGGCGAGGTCCCCGGCCACCGCCCCTGCGCCGGTCGCCACGCCGCCCACCGCCGCGTCGCCGTCCCCGATGGCCTCTCCCCCGGCCCCGCCCACCGACGCCCCGACCGGCGCTCCCTCCGCGATGACCCCCTCCGCGGTCTCCGGCACACCCGTGGGCGCACCTGCCGGCGCACCCAGCGGCACCCCCGCCAGCTCCGCCGTATACACCTCCTCCGTCAgcttcgtcgccgtcgccggcgcggTCGCCGCTGCCATCGTGTTCTAG
- the LOC123089321 gene encoding arabinogalactan protein 1 codes for MARFAVVAAIVALLAITAAAQGPMPAPKMAPLPAPPTRSPPVATPPTASAPSPMASPPAPPTDAPTGAPSAMTPSAVAGAPAGAPAGAPSGTTPASSAVYASSVSFVAVAGAVAAAVMF; via the coding sequence ATGGCTCGCTTCGCAGTGGTCGCCGCAATCGTCGCCCTcctcgccatcaccgccgccgcgcAGGGCCCCATGCCGGCGCCCAAGATGGCCCCGCTGCCGGCGCCCCCGACGAGGTCACCCCCGGTCGCCACGCCTCCGACCGCATCGGCGCCGTCCCCGATGGCCTCTCCCCCGGCCCCGCCCACCGACGCCCCCACCGGCGCTCCTTCCGCGATGACGCCTTCCGCGGTCGCCGGAGCACCCGCGGGCGCCCCTGCCGGCGCGCCCAGCGGCACCACCCCCGCCAGCTCCGCCGTCTACGCCTCCTCCGTCAGCTTCGTCGCCGTCGCcggtgccgtcgccgccgccgtcatgTTCTAG